The Aggregicoccus sp. 17bor-14 genome contains the following window.
GCCCCCGTGCCGAACTGCTGCTGCAGCGCGCGCACTGCGTCCCGGATGAGCGACGTGGCCACCGCGCGCGAGTGGCCGAGGTCCTTGCGGTACAGCTTCCAGAGGTAGAAGTCCGTGGCGCCGAAGAGCAGCGCCAGCCTCCGCGCCCGCTCCGCTGGCGCCACGCCGCCGAGCTCCGCCGCGAACACGCGGGAGATCCACTCGCGGTGCAGCGCCCGCGCCGCCTCCATGCCTGCCGCCACGGCGGTGAATTGGTCCTCCTGGCACAGCGCCCGCCAGTTGAAGTCGCAGACGCGCTCGTAGCTCGCCGCGAGCTGCAGCAGCGCTGCGTCCACGCTGGAGGGCAGTGCCTGCGTGCGCTCCGCGCGCACGCGGCGCTCCGCCTCGCGACCCGCCGCCGCGAAGAGGCCCTCCTTGGAGCCGAACTTGCGCAGCACCGTCTGCAGCGCCACGCCCGCCTCGTCGGCGATCTCCTGGAGCGTGATGTCCGCAAAGGGCTCGCGGCTGAAGAGCGCGAGCGCCGCGTCCAGCACCGCGAGCCGCGTGCGCTCGGCCGCCTCGGCCCGGGCCACCATGCGATAGGCGCGCTCTGCTTTCATGTCAGTATCATTGACATGAAATAGGACGCCCACCACTGCCCTGGCGTCCCATCCCGCGGGACGCGCCGCAGCCGCCCCGTCCGCCCACCGATGGCGCAGCCGAGCGGCTGGAGGGCCACGCTCCACGCCCCGTGTCCATCGCTGCCGTTCCCGGTTGCTGCGCGCGCCCAGGCCCCGCACAGTCCGCCCCATGGACCCGAAGGACCGCACGCACGTGAGCAAGTTCCTCAGCCTCGTGCTGCGGCATGACCCTGCGGCGCTCGGCGTCACGCTGGATGCGCAGGGGTGGACGGACGTCGAGGCGCTGCTCGCGGCACTGCATGCTCAGGGCCGGGTGCTCTCGCGCGAGGCGCTGGAGGAAATCGTCGCGACGAGTCCCAAGCAGCGCTTCGCCCTCAGCGAGGACGGCAGGCGCATCCGCGCGAACCAGGGCCACTCGGTGGAGGTGGACCTGGGCCTTGCGCCCGCAGAGCCCCCGGAGACGCTCTTCCACGGCACCGTCGCGGCCGTGCTGGAGGCCATCCGCGCGCAAGGGCTGGTGCGCGGGCAGCGCCACCACGTGCACCTGAGTGCGGACGAGGCCACGGCGCGCAGCGTGGGCGCGCGCCGCGGCAGCCCCGTGCTGCTGCGCGTGCGCGCGGGCGAGATGCACCGCGACGGCCACCCCTTCTTCCGCTCGGAGAACGGGGTGTGGCTCACCGACGCGGTGCCGCCGCGCTACCTCGACCTCCCCTGAGCGCGCGCTACGAGTGCGCCGCGGGCTTCGCCTCCAGCGCCTGCACGCCGGGCGAGGCCTCCTCGATGGGCTCGCCGTCCGGCCCCAGCACCACGGGCTTCATGCCCAGCTTGCGCTCCACGAGGCTGTGGCCCGCGTACACCAGCGGCGTCAGCCCGATGGCGACGAGCAGCTTCACCGCGTAGCTGGTGAGCACGATGGAGACGATGGTCTTCGGCGTCAGCACGCCCCACCAGGCCACCACCTGCACCACCACGGTGTCGATGAGCTGGGAGATGACGGTGGAGCCGGTGGCGCGCAGCCAGAGGAAGCGGTTCTTGCTCAGGCGCTTGAGCGCGTTGAAGACGGCGATGTCCGCGAACTGCCCGATGAGGTACGCGAGCATGCTCGCGCCGAGGATGCGCTGCGAGCCGTTGAAGACGTTGTCGAAGCTGCTGCGCACCGTGCCCGTGTAGTCGGGCGCCTGGGTGAAGGGGGCCCAGGGGAGCGGGAGCGCCGCCTGGATGGTGGCGAAGGCGAACAGCGCCATCCCGAAGCCCACCCAGGTGACGAAGCGCGCGCTCTTCTTGCCGTAGAACTCGTTGAGGATGTCCGTGAGCAGGAAGGTGATGGGGAAGGGCAGCATTCCCACGCTCATCACCGCCACCACGCTGCCCAGGTGCACCTCCACCAGCTTGGGGCTGATGATGTCGCCCACGCACAGCGCCACGACGAACACGCTGGTGAGCACCACGAAGAGCTGAATCCGCTTGTCCAGTTGCATGTCGTCCTCTGCGCGCCCCGGCTACTCGCGCAGCATCAGGCCGCCGTCCACCACCAGCTCCGCGCCGGTGGTCCAGGCTGCGCCCAGCAGGTACTGCACGGCCTCGGCGATCTCCTCTGTACGGCCCACGCGCCCCAACGGATGCAGGTTGGCGAGCCCCGCCAGCTGCGCCACCTCGCGCTCCGCCCGCGCGGCCCCCTCGGGCGGCGCCTCCCCGGGTGCGAGCCGCAGCGTGCGCACCAGCTCCGTGTTCACCACGCCGGGCAGCACGGCATTGGCCCGCACGCCCCGGGGCGCCCCCGCGAGCGCGAGCACCCGCATGGCCTGCAGCAGCCCCGCCTTCGCCGCGCTGTAGGCCGCGCTGGTGAGGATGGGCCGGCGCGCGAGCGTGGAGGCGATGAACACCATGCCGCCGCCGCGCGGCAGCAGCTCGAGCGCCTCCTCGCCCAGGCGCAGCGGCGCGACCAGGTTCACCTCGAGCTGGGCGCGCAGGGCGCCGTCGTCGATGTGCCCCGGCGGCTGGTGCACCACCATGCCCGCGCTGTGCACCAGGCCGTCCAGCTCGCCCATCGCCTCGCGCGCGCGCTGCACCAGGCCCTGGCGCTGCGCCGGGTCCGAGAGGTCGCAGGGCAGGGCGAAGGCGCGGCCCGGGAAGCGCGCGGCCACGGCCTCGAGCGGCGCGGGCCGCCGCCCCACCAGCGCCACGCGCCCGCCCGCGGCCATGAGGCGCTGGGCCACCGCGAGCCCGATGCCGCTGCCGCCGCCGGTGACGAGCACCGCGCGGCAGCCGGGAGGGGGCAGCCCGCTCACGAGCGGCCCTCCGGACGCGCCGTGTCCTCGTGCACGTAGTAGCTGGTGCTGGGCTGCGGCTGCAGCCCCGCCGCGGGCGCCTCCACCTCCACCTCGTCGCCGGGGATGAAGGGCGGGCGGTCCACGCAGAGGATGGTCTGCTCGGTGTCGCCCGGGTTGTCGTAGCGGTGCGGCAGGCCGTGCGGCCAGCGGAAGGCGGAGCCGCGGCGCACCGGGGCGCCCTGCAGCTGCAGGCCCGCGCCCAGCACCAGCTCGCTCTCCTCCATCACCCGGTGCACGTGCGTGGGGATGGTGCCGCCGGGGCGCACGCGCAACCGGTAGATGCCGTAGCCCGTGCCCTCGTGGATGATGTCCACCTCGCCGAAGCCCTTCGTCTCCAGCGCGTACTGCATCTCCTCCGCGCGCCGGTGCACCTGCAGGCTGGGCATGGACTGGCCGCCCAGCGCGCGAGGCTTGGACAGGCGCAGGCTGACGGCCTGCACGCGCGCGCGCGGCGCATCCTGCGTGGGGGGCGCGAGGATGTAGCGGCACAGGGCCTCGGCGGCGCTCTCGAGCAGCTCGAAGCGGCAGGAGTCCAGGATGAAGCGCAGCTCGCCGGAGAGGCGCGCGTAGTTCACCGTGTCCGTCACCTTGCCGCTGCGCGCGGCCGCGCGCGAGTCGAGGAAGAGCGCGACGTCCAGCTCGAGGGGCTGCGGCCGCAGGCGCTCGGCGCTGTACATCCCGATGATGCACTCCACCGTCAGGCCGTGCAGCTCGATGACGTCCAGGGGCCGGCCCTGGGCGTCCAGCACGGGCGGGTGCAGGGCTCGCTCGCTCACAGCTGTGCGCTCCTTCCGCCGTCCACCGCGAGCACCTGGCCGGTGATGTACGTGGTGTCCTTCGCGAGGAACACCACCGTGCGCGCGATGTCCTCCACGCCGCCGGTGCGGCCCATGGGGATGCGCGCGAGCACCTCTTTGCGCTGGGCCTCGTCGAAGTCCTCGGGGAAGAGCACGGTGCCGGGGCTGATGCCGTTCACCCGCACGTGCGGGGCGAGCTCCGCGGCGAGCGCGCGGGTGAGCATGAGCAGCGCCGCCTTGCTCACGGAGTAGTGCGCGTACTGCGGCACGGGGCGCTCGCCGCCGATGTCCGTGAGGTGCACCACCAGCGGCGCGGGCGCGGCCTTCAGCGCGGGCAAGAGGCCCTGGGTGAGGAAGAAGGGGGCCTCCACGTTCACCGCCTGCATGTGGCGGTACTGCGCGCGGGTGACGGTGGCGAAGGGGGCGCGCTCGAAGAGGCCGGCATTGTGCACGAGCACGTCCAGCGCGGGGTAGCGCGCGAGCAGCTCCCGGGCGAGCGCGTCCACCGCGTCCGGGCTGCTGAGGTCCGCGGTGTGGAGGCTGACGCGGGTGCCCGCGGCGCGCAGCTCCTCGGCGAGCGCCTCGAGCGGGGCGACGGAGCGGTTCGCGTGCAGCGCGAGGTCGTAGCCGGCGCGGGCGAGGGCGCGCGCGATGGCGGTGCCGATGCGCACGCCGGCGCCGGTGACGAAGGCGGTGGCCATGGGCCCCTCCCTTAACAGGCCCGCCCCAGCGCGGCTAGGTGGCCCGCCGGCCCGGCCGGGCCGGCAGAGGGGAGTGGCGGGCGCCCGCGGACCTGTGACACTGGCAGTCATGCCCACCCTCACCCTCACGCTCTCCTCCCACCCGCTGGCCGTCTGCCGCCTGGAGCCCGGGGCGCCGGTCCCCGCCTGGGCGACGCAGGGGCCGCTCTTCAGCGTGACGCGCACGCCCGAGGAGCTCTCGGTGGTGTGCATCTACGGGGACGTGCCGGAGGGGGTGAAGCGGGAGGGCCCCTGGGCGGCGTTCAAGGTGGAGGGGCCGCTGGACTTCGGGCTCACCGGCATCCTCGCGTCCCTCACCGCGCCGCTCGCGAGGGACGGCATCCCGGTGTTCGCGCTCTCCACCTACGACACGGACTACCTGCTGGTGAAGGAGGAGCGGCGCGAGGCGGCCGCGGCGTCCCTGCGCGGCGCGGGCTTCAGCGTGAAGACGTGAGGCGAAGCGCGTGCAGGAGACCCAGAGGGGAACCTGGCGGAGGTGTGCTCAGGGGCCGCTCACCGCCTGCGCGGCGTGGCTGGTGTGCACGAAGAGCAGTCCGTCATACGCGGCGGCCGGCCGCACCGACTGGAGCGGAAGCAGCTCGGAGAACACCGCGCCCACCTCGCGGGTGTACAGCGTGTCGTAGAAGAAGTCGTGCACGGGTCCCTCTGACGGGAGCGCGCGCAGATTCAGCGCGAAGAGGGGCACGCCTGCGCTGGCGAGCTTCGCGTCCAGCGTGGCGGAGGGCGTGGCCGCTACGGTGTGGACGGCGAGGGCACTGCCCTGCTCAGCGGGGAGCCGGGCACGGAAGCTGCCCTCGCTGAAGGCAAAGCCGTAGACGGAGAGCTGCTCGCCCAGCGCGTCATCCAGGTACCAGCCCATGGGGTGGTAGCCGCGGGAACCGCGGCTCACGTGGAAGTTGTGCGCCCACAGGACCATGCGTCCCTGGGGACCCTCCTGCTCCAGCAGCCACAGGGCATTCTCCGCCATCGCCTGGTCACGCAGGACAACGGCCTCCGCGTCGTCTCGCCGCGTCAGCGCCAGGAACTGCGCGAGCACGCGGGCGTGCCGCGTGGCCCACAGGTACGCTTGCTCTCCCGCAGTGGCCACGTACGAAGCCCGCCGCTCCACCAGCCGCTGCTCCAGCGCATCCACCGGCGCCACGAGCGCCGCGGCCTCGGCCTGGCGCCCCGAGGCATCGACACTCACCCAGGGATACTGGCGCTCCAGCGGTGTGAGCCACCCACGCACCTCCTCGAGCGCGTCCGGATCCACCTGCTCGAGGTAGGCCTGCAGCGCGCTCGCCGAGGCCGCGCTGTACTGCATGTCCACCCCGTAGAAGTGCAGCTTGCGCGCGTGCGCCGGGTCCTGGTTGTAGGCGCGCATCCACTCGATGAGCGCGAGCACCTCCTCGGTGTTCCACGTCCAGAAGTAGAGCCCGGCGAGCGCCGCCGCGGCGCTGCCCTTGCCGTGCACCACGTAGTCGTCCACCGCGAGTGCCTCGCCGAAGTTCGCCTCGATGGCGAAGGCCGTGAAGCCCTGCTCCAGGACGAGGTACTCCAGCAGCCGGTGCTTGAGCTGGAAGAACTCGCGCGTGCCGTGGGTGGCCTCGCCCAGCGCCACCACGCGCGCGCCCGAGAGCTGCGGCGCCAGAGGGGCGAGGTCCGCGAAGCCCTGTCCTGCCTCCACGCCGCTGAGCGGCAGCGCCGTCTCCCGCACCCAGGCCGAGACCGGGTCGGGGCCCGCGTCCGGCTGTTCCTGCGGTGAGGGCGGCGTGCTGCAGGCGCTTGCGGCGAGCAGGAGAAGGAGACGACACCAGCGGAGGGCGTGGCGCATGGAGGCCTTCCTGGAGAGGGCGGACAGCGCGGGCTTCCTTGAAGTCCTCCCTCAATGCGGCAGGGCCCCCGCGCATATCGCACCCGGACCGGGCGGGCCTGGTGTGGCTCGTCCAGACGACAGAGCGCCGCGCCGACGCCTTGACGCGCCCTCCGCACCGCATTAGGACATACTCAAGATTGTTCTAGAACAATCTGGACTGCCCCGGGAGGCCCGATGCCCTCAGCGACGTGGAAGCCGCGGCTGCGCCGGGGCGATGCGCCCGTGTACGTGGCGCTGGTGGAGGCGCTCGCGGCAGACATCGGCAGCGGCAAGCTGCGCTCCGGGGACCGGCTCCCCACCCAGCGCGAGCTCTCCCGCGCGGTCGGCGCCTCGCTGGGCACCGTGACGCGGGCCTACGCGGAGGCGGAGCGGCGCGGGCTCATCCGCAGCCAGGTGGGCAACGGCACCTTCGTGCGCGACCTCACCGACCCGAGCGCCTACTCGCCGATGCTCGACTCCGGCCGCCTCGAGCTCGGGCCCATCGCGGCCCCCATCGTCCAGGGAGACGTGGGGCACCTGGCGCTCGCGGCGTCGCTGCAGGAGCTCGGCGCGCGCGCGGACCTCGCGGCCCTCAGCGGCTACCAGTCGCACGGCGGCACGCCCGCGCAGCGCGAGGCCGGAGTGCGCTGGCTCGAGGGCGAGGGCGTCCCCGCCACGGTGGAGGAGGTCACCGTGACCAGCGGCGCGCAGCACGCCACGTCGCTGCTGCTCGCCGCGCTGCCCACGCAGGCGGGCCTGCTCGTGGAGGAGCTCACCTACCCGGGGCTGCTCGGTGCCGCGCAGCTGCTGCGCATCCCGATGCACCCGGTGGCCATGGATGAGGACGGCCTCGTCCCCGAGGCGCTCGAGCGCGCGGCGCGCGAGAGCGGCGCGCGCGTCCTCTACTGCAACCCCACGCACCACAACCCCACCACCACGGTCACCTCCCGGGCACGTCGAGAGTTGCTGGTGGCGGTGTGCCGCGCGCAGGGGCTCACGGTCATCGAGAACGGAGCGCTCGCGCCGCTCGTGCCGGACGCGCCCCCGCCGCTCGCGGCGCTCGCGCCCGAGCGCACCTTCCACATCTCGAGCCTCTCCAAGGCGACGGTGCCGGCGCTGCGCACGGGCTTCATCCGCTCGCCCGCGGCGCACCAGCCCGCCATCGAGACCGCCGCAGCGGCGACCCTGTGGAGCACCTCGCCGCTGCTCGCGGAGGTCGCCCGGCAGTGGATCGCCGACGGCACGGCGCGCACCGTGCGCGACGCGCGGCGCACCGAGGCCGCTGCCCGCCAGGCGCTCGCAGCGCGCGCGCTCGAGGGCTTCCGGTACCGCGCGCACGCCACCGCCTCCTTCCTCTGGCTGGCTCTCCCCGAGGAGCGCCGCGCGCTGGAGCTCGTGGAGCAGGGGCTCGCGCGCCACCTCACGCTGGGGCCCGCGCACCTCTTCACGCCGCGCCCGGGCAGCGCCCCCAACGCCCTGCGGGTCTCGCTCACCGCGGCCCGCTCGCGCGACGAGCTCTCGCGCGGCCTCGCGCTCCTCACCGAGCTGCTGCGCTCGCCCGTGCGGCCGCTCGTCCCCGTCCTCTGACCCGGGAGTTCCGCCATGCCATCCTCTCTGCCCACCCGCTCACTGCTGCTGATGCTGATGCTGCTGCTCGCACCGCTCGCCCGCGCGGCCGAGCCGGCGGACCCGCTGCAGGCGCGCCTCGACTTCGCGGAGAAGGTCTTCCGCAGCGCCCAGCTCGTGAAGGACACGGTCATCCCGCCGCAGTGGCTCGGAGACACCGACCGCTTCGTCTACTGGTCCGCCGTGGGCGAGCACGCGGGTAGCTGGGTGCTGGTGGATGCACGCGCGCGCACGGCGCGCCCCGTCCTCACGCACGAGGCGCTCGCGGCGCAGCTGAAGGCGCTCGGCCAGGACCTGCCGCTCGCCGTCCCCTTCGTGCCCTTCACGGTCACGCCGGATGGCAAGCGCCTCGTCTTCTCGCTGCAGGGGCGCCCCTTCGCGCTCGGGCTCGAAGGCGCCGCGAAGGTGACGGCGCTCGCACCGACGGACGCGGCCGGGCTCGCCCTGAGGGACGGCGTGGCCGCTCCGGCCGGGGGCGCGGTGGCGCACCCGCGCGAGGAGGGCTTCGAGGTGCTCGACGCCACCGGGCGCAGCCTCGTCGCGCGGCCCGGCGAGAAGGACTACGCCTGGCAGGTGCCGGAGCGCGGCTGGTCTCCCGACGGCCGCTTCCTCCTCGTCGCGCGCAGCGACGCGCGCAAGGTGCACAAGCTGCCCATCGTGGACTACTCGAGTCCGCTCGAGCAGGTGGAGTGGGTGCCCTACTCGAAGACGGGCACGCCGCTCGCGCGCACCGAGCTGCACGTGGTGGAGCCCGCGACGGGCCGCGTGACGCAGGTCGCTGCGCACCCCGAGGAGACCTACGACTGGGTCGCGGGGTGGCGGCCGGACGGGAAGGAGGCGCTCGTCCTGCAGCTCTCGCGCGACGGCAAGCGGCTGGACCTGGTGGCGGTGGACCCCGCCACGGGCAAGTCCCGCCTCGTGCTGCGCGAGGAGCGCCCCCAGTCCTTCGTCGCGGCGCTCGAGTTCGCCGGTGACAGCCCGGGCGCCCGCGCGGGCTGGGCCACGCAGGTGACGCCGCTGCCGGACAACCGCCACTTCCTCTGGATGTCCGAGCGCGACGGCTGGCGCCACGTGTACCTCTACGACTACGCGGGCAAGCTCGAGCGCCAGGTGACGCGCGGCGCCTTCCCCGTCCACGAGGTGCTGGGCGTGGGCGCCGGAGGCCAGGAGCTGCTGGTGCTCGCGTCCGCCGAGGCCGGTGCGCCCTACGATCGCATCCCGTACCGCGTCCGGCTCGCCGGCGGCGCCCTCGAGCGCGTGGCGCCCGAGCCCGGCGTGCACCGCCTCTTCCCCTCGCCCACGGGGCGCTTCTTCGTGGACGGCCACTCGACCCGCACCGTCCCGCGCGCGTGGGACCTGCGCGCGGGTGACGGCCGCTCGGTGCTGCGCCTCGCGCAGGCGGACGTGAGCGGGTTCACCCAGCTCGGGCTGCAGCCGCTCGAGGGCTTCACGGCGAAGGCGGCAGACGGCGCGACGCCCCTCTACGGCGTGCTCTACAAGCCGCGCGACTTCGACCCCACGAAGCGCTACCCGGTCATCGACTACATCTACGCGGGCCCCTTCCTCTCCATCGTGCCGTGGAGCTACGTGAACAACGGCATGGCCACGGAGGCGCACGCGCTCGCGCAGCTGGGCTTCGTGGTCGCGGTGATCGACGCGCGCGGGACGCCCGGCCGCAGCAAGGCCTTCCAGGATGCGAACTACGGCCGGGTGGGGCAGACGGAGATTCCGGACCACGTCGCCGCCCTGCAGCAGGCGGCTGCATCCCGGCCCTACATGGACCTCGCGCGCGCCGGCATCTACGGCCACTCGTGGGGCGGCTACTTCGCGCTGCGCGGCATGCTCACCGCGCCCGAGTTCTTCAAGGCGGGCTACGCCGGGGCGCCCGGGGCGCTGGAGGAGGAGGCGCTCATCAACGAGCCGAACCTCGGCCTGCCGTCGGTGAACCCGAAGGCCTACGAGCTGGGCTCGAACCTGCGCGTGGCCGGCCAGCTGCGCGGCGCGCTGAAGCTGATGCACGGCACGAGCGACGTGAACGCCTCGCTCTCCACCACGATGCGCATGGCGCAGGCGCTCATCGCGGCGGGCAAGCGCTTCGACCTGCTCGTGATGCCCGGCGAGGGCCACAGCCCCCAGGGCCCCGCGGGCCGCTACTACCGCGACGACGTGCGCCGCTACTTCGTCGAGAAGCTCGGCCCGCCCCAGGCGGCCGCGGCCTCTGCGCAGGGCCAGTGACGGCCGTGCGGCCCCCCGGATGCAATGGCCTGCGGGGGCCGCCGTAGTGCGGGCATGACACCTGCGATCCTCCCGCTGCTGCGCCGCCACCGCTGGGCCACGCTCCTCCTTCAGCAGGCCGCCGTGTTCGGCCTCAGCTTCGGCTTCATGGCGGGGGTGCACGCGCTCACCGGCAAGTCGCTGCACGGGGGCCGCGAGGCGATGGGGCCGCTCGAGTACGCGGGCCTGATGGCGCTCTTCGCGGGCCTCGTCCTCTTCACCCGCTGGCTCTACCACCGGGTGGAGGGCAAGACCGCCCCGGCGCTCGGGATGGCGCTCTCGTGGCCCGCCTTCGGGCACCTCGTCGCGGGCACGCTCGGTGGCTTCGTGCTGCTGGGCTGGCCGCAGCTGGTGGGGCTCGACACGGGGAGCCTGCAGGTGAAGGCCACCGTCTTCCAGCAGGGCGGCCCGCTGGCGGTGGCGCTGCTGATGGCGGCGGGCGCCCTCTCGCTCACGGCCAACAGCGTGATGGAGGAGGTGTGCAGCCGCGCCTTCCCGCTCATGCTCTGGCGCGAGAAGAGCCTCGCCTTCCGCCTCCTCGTCCCCGCGCTGCTCTTCGCCGCGCTGCACCTGGCCGTGGAGCCCTTCCGCGCGGGGGCCTTCGCACAGCGCACGGTGGCGGGGCTCGCGTTCTCCGCGCTCTACCTCCTCACGCGCAACGTGTGGCTCGCGGCCGGCGTGCACACCGGCACGAACGAGGCCGTGCTCTTCACCACCTCGCGCTGGCAGATGGGCGGGCTCTTCGCCACCGAGGGCGCGGCGTGGGGCCCGGAGTGGCTGCCGCTCGCGCTGTGGACGCTGCTCTTCGTGGGCGTGCTCGCGGTGCTGGTGCAGCGCGAGCGGGCGGCGGTCCAGACGGGCGGCACCGGACGGGAGACGGGCCTGGCTCCGGCGCTCGCGCGCTGACCAGGCAGGCAGGTCGGCTCCGCGTGTCGGTAACAGGTGCTAAGGGTCTCTGGATGAGCACCGAAGCGACCGAGATCATGGAGCCGACGCTGTGGAGCAAGAACGGGTGGACCGCGCGCGTCATCAAGAACGAGGACGATGACGGCTGGGCGGTGGAGATCCGCAAGACGGGCATCCCCGAGCCCGTGCTCATCAGCCCCTGGGTGATGGGGCGCGACAAGAAGACCCCGAAGCCCTTCGACGCCTCCGCCTTCGCCACCTTCGTGA
Protein-coding sequences here:
- a CDS encoding TetR/AcrR family transcriptional regulator: MKAERAYRMVARAEAAERTRLAVLDAALALFSREPFADITLQEIADEAGVALQTVLRKFGSKEGLFAAAGREAERRVRAERTQALPSSVDAALLQLAASYERVCDFNWRALCQEDQFTAVAAGMEAARALHREWISRVFAAELGGVAPAERARRLALLFGATDFYLWKLYRKDLGHSRAVATSLIRDAVRALQQQFGTGARPAPGGRDEQVPVRDDRGRGQRSPAAGGGAAARRARPRGAGAG
- a CDS encoding RNA 2'-phosphotransferase, whose translation is MDPKDRTHVSKFLSLVLRHDPAALGVTLDAQGWTDVEALLAALHAQGRVLSREALEEIVATSPKQRFALSEDGRRIRANQGHSVEVDLGLAPAEPPETLFHGTVAAVLEAIRAQGLVRGQRHHVHLSADEATARSVGARRGSPVLLRVRAGEMHRDGHPFFRSENGVWLTDAVPPRYLDLP
- a CDS encoding queuosine precursor transporter; this translates as MQLDKRIQLFVVLTSVFVVALCVGDIISPKLVEVHLGSVVAVMSVGMLPFPITFLLTDILNEFYGKKSARFVTWVGFGMALFAFATIQAALPLPWAPFTQAPDYTGTVRSSFDNVFNGSQRILGASMLAYLIGQFADIAVFNALKRLSKNRFLWLRATGSTVISQLIDTVVVQVVAWWGVLTPKTIVSIVLTSYAVKLLVAIGLTPLVYAGHSLVERKLGMKPVVLGPDGEPIEEASPGVQALEAKPAAHS
- a CDS encoding SDR family NAD(P)-dependent oxidoreductase is translated as MSGLPPPGCRAVLVTGGGSGIGLAVAQRLMAAGGRVALVGRRPAPLEAVAARFPGRAFALPCDLSDPAQRQGLVQRAREAMGELDGLVHSAGMVVHQPPGHIDDGALRAQLEVNLVAPLRLGEEALELLPRGGGMVFIASTLARRPILTSAAYSAAKAGLLQAMRVLALAGAPRGVRANAVLPGVVNTELVRTLRLAPGEAPPEGAARAEREVAQLAGLANLHPLGRVGRTEEIAEAVQYLLGAAWTTGAELVVDGGLMLRE
- a CDS encoding dihydroneopterin aldolase, which codes for MSERALHPPVLDAQGRPLDVIELHGLTVECIIGMYSAERLRPQPLELDVALFLDSRAAARSGKVTDTVNYARLSGELRFILDSCRFELLESAAEALCRYILAPPTQDAPRARVQAVSLRLSKPRALGGQSMPSLQVHRRAEEMQYALETKGFGEVDIIHEGTGYGIYRLRVRPGGTIPTHVHRVMEESELVLGAGLQLQGAPVRRGSAFRWPHGLPHRYDNPGDTEQTILCVDRPPFIPGDEVEVEAPAAGLQPQPSTSYYVHEDTARPEGRS
- a CDS encoding SDR family oxidoreductase codes for the protein MATAFVTGAGVRIGTAIARALARAGYDLALHANRSVAPLEALAEELRAAGTRVSLHTADLSSPDAVDALARELLARYPALDVLVHNAGLFERAPFATVTRAQYRHMQAVNVEAPFFLTQGLLPALKAAPAPLVVHLTDIGGERPVPQYAHYSVSKAALLMLTRALAAELAPHVRVNGISPGTVLFPEDFDEAQRKEVLARIPMGRTGGVEDIARTVVFLAKDTTYITGQVLAVDGGRSAQL
- a CDS encoding ACT domain-containing protein; translation: MPTLTLTLSSHPLAVCRLEPGAPVPAWATQGPLFSVTRTPEELSVVCIYGDVPEGVKREGPWAAFKVEGPLDFGLTGILASLTAPLARDGIPVFALSTYDTDYLLVKEERREAAAASLRGAGFSVKT
- a CDS encoding erythromycin esterase family protein, coding for MRHALRWCRLLLLLAASACSTPPSPQEQPDAGPDPVSAWVRETALPLSGVEAGQGFADLAPLAPQLSGARVVALGEATHGTREFFQLKHRLLEYLVLEQGFTAFAIEANFGEALAVDDYVVHGKGSAAAALAGLYFWTWNTEEVLALIEWMRAYNQDPAHARKLHFYGVDMQYSAASASALQAYLEQVDPDALEEVRGWLTPLERQYPWVSVDASGRQAEAAALVAPVDALEQRLVERRASYVATAGEQAYLWATRHARVLAQFLALTRRDDAEAVVLRDQAMAENALWLLEQEGPQGRMVLWAHNFHVSRGSRGYHPMGWYLDDALGEQLSVYGFAFSEGSFRARLPAEQGSALAVHTVAATPSATLDAKLASAGVPLFALNLRALPSEGPVHDFFYDTLYTREVGAVFSELLPLQSVRPAAAYDGLLFVHTSHAAQAVSGP
- a CDS encoding PLP-dependent aminotransferase family protein, whose protein sequence is MPSATWKPRLRRGDAPVYVALVEALAADIGSGKLRSGDRLPTQRELSRAVGASLGTVTRAYAEAERRGLIRSQVGNGTFVRDLTDPSAYSPMLDSGRLELGPIAAPIVQGDVGHLALAASLQELGARADLAALSGYQSHGGTPAQREAGVRWLEGEGVPATVEEVTVTSGAQHATSLLLAALPTQAGLLVEELTYPGLLGAAQLLRIPMHPVAMDEDGLVPEALERAARESGARVLYCNPTHHNPTTTVTSRARRELLVAVCRAQGLTVIENGALAPLVPDAPPPLAALAPERTFHISSLSKATVPALRTGFIRSPAAHQPAIETAAAATLWSTSPLLAEVARQWIADGTARTVRDARRTEAAARQALAARALEGFRYRAHATASFLWLALPEERRALELVEQGLARHLTLGPAHLFTPRPGSAPNALRVSLTAARSRDELSRGLALLTELLRSPVRPLVPVL
- a CDS encoding DPP IV N-terminal domain-containing protein produces the protein MPSSLPTRSLLLMLMLLLAPLARAAEPADPLQARLDFAEKVFRSAQLVKDTVIPPQWLGDTDRFVYWSAVGEHAGSWVLVDARARTARPVLTHEALAAQLKALGQDLPLAVPFVPFTVTPDGKRLVFSLQGRPFALGLEGAAKVTALAPTDAAGLALRDGVAAPAGGAVAHPREEGFEVLDATGRSLVARPGEKDYAWQVPERGWSPDGRFLLVARSDARKVHKLPIVDYSSPLEQVEWVPYSKTGTPLARTELHVVEPATGRVTQVAAHPEETYDWVAGWRPDGKEALVLQLSRDGKRLDLVAVDPATGKSRLVLREERPQSFVAALEFAGDSPGARAGWATQVTPLPDNRHFLWMSERDGWRHVYLYDYAGKLERQVTRGAFPVHEVLGVGAGGQELLVLASAEAGAPYDRIPYRVRLAGGALERVAPEPGVHRLFPSPTGRFFVDGHSTRTVPRAWDLRAGDGRSVLRLAQADVSGFTQLGLQPLEGFTAKAADGATPLYGVLYKPRDFDPTKRYPVIDYIYAGPFLSIVPWSYVNNGMATEAHALAQLGFVVAVIDARGTPGRSKAFQDANYGRVGQTEIPDHVAALQQAAASRPYMDLARAGIYGHSWGGYFALRGMLTAPEFFKAGYAGAPGALEEEALINEPNLGLPSVNPKAYELGSNLRVAGQLRGALKLMHGTSDVNASLSTTMRMAQALIAAGKRFDLLVMPGEGHSPQGPAGRYYRDDVRRYFVEKLGPPQAAAASAQGQ
- a CDS encoding type II CAAX prenyl endopeptidase Rce1 family protein, with the translated sequence MTPAILPLLRRHRWATLLLQQAAVFGLSFGFMAGVHALTGKSLHGGREAMGPLEYAGLMALFAGLVLFTRWLYHRVEGKTAPALGMALSWPAFGHLVAGTLGGFVLLGWPQLVGLDTGSLQVKATVFQQGGPLAVALLMAAGALSLTANSVMEEVCSRAFPLMLWREKSLAFRLLVPALLFAALHLAVEPFRAGAFAQRTVAGLAFSALYLLTRNVWLAAGVHTGTNEAVLFTTSRWQMGGLFATEGAAWGPEWLPLALWTLLFVGVLAVLVQRERAAVQTGGTGRETGLAPALAR